From Paenibacillus sp. PvR098:
TACGGCACAATGCTCATTAAACGAATCCATAGCATCGGACAGCAGACGGATGGATTGCAGGAAGTTATGGATGATTACCGGCTTGAACACATTCAGCTCAAAATTCCCCTGGCTTGCCGCGAATCCTATGACCGCGTCATTACCCATCACCTGGCAGACCACCATGGTGAGCGCCTCACTCTGCGTCGGGTTCACCTTGCCCGGCATAATCGAGCTTCCCGGTTCATTCTCCGGGATTCTGATTTCACCGATTCCGCTGCGCGGACCGCTAGAGAGCCAGCGAACATCATTGGCTATCTTCATCAAATCCGCCGCTAGCGCCTTCAGTGCCCCATGTGTGTATACGATTTGATCGTGGCTCGTCAAACCGTGGAATTTGTTCGCGGCGGATATGAAGGTCCTGCCGGTTTCCTGGGATATTTCTTCCGCAACGGCTTCGCCGAATTTCGGATGGGCGTTCAGACCCGTACCTACGGCCGTCCCGCCGATAGCCAGCTCATTCATCGATTCCAAGCTCTGGCGGATCATCCGCCCGGTAGTCTCCAGCATGGCCCACCAGCCGCTGATTTCCTGTCCAAGCGTAAGCGGTGTGGCATCCTGCAGATGGGTGCGCCCGATTTTGACGATATCGGCAAAGGCTTCCATCTTACCTCTCAGTGTCTCCTTCAGATTGTCCAGAGCGGGCAGCAAACGGTCCTCTATCGCCATCACTCCGGCGATATGCATCGCTGTCGGGAAGGTATCATTGGAGCTTTGCGACCGGTTCACATCATCATTGGGATGTATGCGGATACTTCTTCCCTTCGCTTCGAGCAGCTGCGTAGCCCGCGCAGCGATCACTTCATTGGCGTTCATATTCGACTGCGTGCCGCTGCCGGTTTGCCATACGACCAGTGGAAATTCATCGTCCCACTTCCCATCCATGACTTCATCGGATGCCGCTGCTATGGCCTCGGCTTTGTCCTTCTCCAGCTTGTTCAGCCTAAGGTTCGCCTGAGCCGCCGCTTTCTTCAGCAGCGCAAAAGCCCGCACCACCTCGATCGGCATCCGTTCCGTGCCAATGCGGAAATTTTCGCTGCTTCGCTGCGTTTGAGCCCCCCACAGCTTATCTGCAGGAACCTTGATTTCACCCATCGTATCCCGTTCAATTCTGTATTCCATATTGAATACCTCCTTCGTTTTAGGTCACTATAACATATATTACCCATTGCTACTGGTAAATAAAGCTACATTTGTGAGCGCTTGCGGCTCTTTACTTTCATGTGCTATAGTATATCTCCTGTCATTTTTAGGAATAACAAAATGAACGGAGGTCATGAATATGGAATCCGGTATACGGAACGCTTATCAAGAGGAACAAGCTCGTTTAGAACAAACGATCGAAGAAATGGACGCCCACCTGAATATGCTGAGGGCGATACCTACCTATACGGGTCATGATGTGACTGAGCAGGTGCTGGAATCGATCCGTGAGAATAACCGGCGCAATCTGGAGCAGGCCGCTCCCGAGCCTTATTTCGGCAGACTTGATTTTCAAGAGAGCGGTAAACCTGATCCAACCCCGATTTATATAGGAAAGTTAGGCGTGGAAAAAGCAAACTCGCCCGAGCTCATGGTTATCGATTGGCGCGCCCCGGTGGCGAGCCTTTTTTATTCATTTACCGGAGGCCCCGAGGCCGCTTCATACGACTCGCCAGATGGACTTATAGAAGGCCTGATTAATCTGAAGAGAAATTTAGTGATCCGCAAACAAATTTTGCAGCGTGTAGTCGATACGTTCGATCGCGATCAAGATAACACGGCAGTAACGGATGAGTTTCTGCTATACCGCTTGGGAGAGAACAAAGACAACAAGCTCCGCGATATCGTATCGACCATTCAAGCCGAACAGGATGCGATTATTCGGGGAGGTAAAAACAACGCGCTGGTCATACAAGGTGTAGCGGGCAGTGGTAAAACGACGGTTGCCCTGCACCGCCTTGCTTACCTGCTGTATCATTACCGGGATCAGGTCAAAGCGGAGAAAATGATTATTTTCGCACCAAACCGTATGTTTTTGGACTATATTTCCGGCGTGCTTCCCGAGCTTGGCGTCGGCCATATTCAGCAGACGACCTTCGCCGACTGGGCACTGGAACTGCTCGACCACGAGATCAAGCTCGCAGATTCAGCAGATACTTTGCGCTATTGGTTCGGCATTGGGGAGTCTCGGCCTGTAATGAATGATACATCCCCAGGCCGAATTAAAGGCTCCATCCGCTTCATGGAACAGCTGGAGCGGATGCTGAACGCCTATGAAGAGAACGCCGTACCGGATGCCGACTTCTCCCCCTGGGATAGAGCCAAGCTGTCCCGACGGACAATCCGTCAGTGGTATGCGGTGGAAAACAAGCATGAGCCACTGATGAAAAGACGGGAACGCGTGCTGGCCCGGATGAAACGTTGGATGGAGATGGAGCTCGACAAGGTTTGGGAAGTGCATCTGCGTAAGGAGTATAAGAAGAAAGCCGGAGCGAGGCTGCGAGAGTACGGGAAGCTCTGGCCGGATTATACGCCATTTGCCTTTTATAAGGAGATGTTCACCACAAAGACCAACGAAGAATTACAGCAAACGGTTTCTGAAGACCTCAGGCAATCGACACTGGCTTTGGCTAAAAAGAAACGCGTACAGCTGGAGGATTTGGCCCCCCTTCTTTATATAAGAGCACGGTTTTACGGCATTCCAGGCGATCTCCGGTTCGATCACACCGTCATCGACGAGGCGCAGGACTTCTCCCCGTTCCAAATAGCGCTTCTTGCCCTGCACACGAAGAACGGCTCTTTTTCCATACTGGGGGACTTGTCTCAAGGAATTCACGCCTATCAAGGGATTCAAGACTGGGAGGAGTTTCTTTCTCTGTTTCCGGTCGATAGCCGGGCCTATTATACACTGAACCGGAGCTACCGCTCGACGATGGAAATTATATACTTCGCAAACGAAGTGCTGAAGAACGGATTGGAGGAACTGCCGGCGCTTGCTGTCCCGGTGTTCCGCAGCGGCGAACCGGTAGAGCTTGTGCAAGCGGAAAGCACTGCTCTTACGGAGCTTCTGCTCCAAGCAGTGCGGACGCACCAGAACCGTCATACGGCGGGAACGTTGGCCGTGCTTGCCCGAACGGAAGCACGCTGTCGCGAGCTGCACGAGCAGCTGCAGGCCGCCGGCTGCGGCGAAGTGCGTCTGATCGTGCCCGGGCAGCAGCAGTACGAGGGCGGTGTCTCGATTGTGCCGGTCTATATGGCCAAGGGGCTAGAATTCGACACCGTCCTGCTGGTCGATGTCGATTCGGTCCATTACACCGATTCTCCCCAGGACGCCAAGCTCCTGTACGTCGGCTGCACCCGGGCTCTGCATGAGCTGAAGCTTTACTACAGCGGCGAATCCTCTCCTCTCGTTGCAGACATCCGCGGCGACTTTGTTAAAGCGGAATAAGAAACTAGAGCCGGGAATCCTTCGATCCCCGGCTCTACATCATATCTTAACTCCCCATTATTTAGGGTGTTTCTTTGGAGGTCACATATCCACTTGCCGCGCCATAACCAGAAAACATAAGCAGCAAGGCGGCAGCCAATAA
This genomic window contains:
- a CDS encoding UvrD-helicase domain-containing protein → MESGIRNAYQEEQARLEQTIEEMDAHLNMLRAIPTYTGHDVTEQVLESIRENNRRNLEQAAPEPYFGRLDFQESGKPDPTPIYIGKLGVEKANSPELMVIDWRAPVASLFYSFTGGPEAASYDSPDGLIEGLINLKRNLVIRKQILQRVVDTFDRDQDNTAVTDEFLLYRLGENKDNKLRDIVSTIQAEQDAIIRGGKNNALVIQGVAGSGKTTVALHRLAYLLYHYRDQVKAEKMIIFAPNRMFLDYISGVLPELGVGHIQQTTFADWALELLDHEIKLADSADTLRYWFGIGESRPVMNDTSPGRIKGSIRFMEQLERMLNAYEENAVPDADFSPWDRAKLSRRTIRQWYAVENKHEPLMKRRERVLARMKRWMEMELDKVWEVHLRKEYKKKAGARLREYGKLWPDYTPFAFYKEMFTTKTNEELQQTVSEDLRQSTLALAKKKRVQLEDLAPLLYIRARFYGIPGDLRFDHTVIDEAQDFSPFQIALLALHTKNGSFSILGDLSQGIHAYQGIQDWEEFLSLFPVDSRAYYTLNRSYRSTMEIIYFANEVLKNGLEELPALAVPVFRSGEPVELVQAESTALTELLLQAVRTHQNRHTAGTLAVLARTEARCRELHEQLQAAGCGEVRLIVPGQQQYEGGVSIVPVYMAKGLEFDTVLLVDVDSVHYTDSPQDAKLLYVGCTRALHELKLYYSGESSPLVADIRGDFVKAE
- the fumC gene encoding class II fumarate hydratase, coding for MEYRIERDTMGEIKVPADKLWGAQTQRSSENFRIGTERMPIEVVRAFALLKKAAAQANLRLNKLEKDKAEAIAAASDEVMDGKWDDEFPLVVWQTGSGTQSNMNANEVIAARATQLLEAKGRSIRIHPNDDVNRSQSSNDTFPTAMHIAGVMAIEDRLLPALDNLKETLRGKMEAFADIVKIGRTHLQDATPLTLGQEISGWWAMLETTGRMIRQSLESMNELAIGGTAVGTGLNAHPKFGEAVAEEISQETGRTFISAANKFHGLTSHDQIVYTHGALKALAADLMKIANDVRWLSSGPRSGIGEIRIPENEPGSSIMPGKVNPTQSEALTMVVCQVMGNDAVIGFAASQGNFELNVFKPVIIHNFLQSIRLLSDAMDSFNEHCAVGIEPNREVIGRHLEQSLMLVTALNPHIGYEKAASIAKLAHKEGLTLKEAALQSGFLTSEQFDAIVRPEDMIHPKE